The Sphaeramia orbicularis chromosome 16, fSphaOr1.1, whole genome shotgun sequence genome window below encodes:
- the LOC115436457 gene encoding uncharacterized protein LOC115436457 → MASTPSASALSAVLRCRRNIWTRNSPSKRPAASAYSLGLSGGTGRDSAAEHSRSKQASAWEAFLHGERVVVGRLAVAYTRVDGNVSRKKEPVTVDKVCQTLSQPRLWDAGDAHSSVQNALMRQLARKLTPNFPGTDKCSQMIRKIQNEKFAAHICYAFSIHRASDFPHGVLRVSLSSTCLMEKAGQIPSFLWLQLKSTCVSLSSLVSQIMLYKLAVLCKSNSPQLCQQDVSSREDDVVQVNGQISGPADFLDDCFSENKVTEDRPD, encoded by the exons ATGGCCTCGACCCCCTCCGCCTCTGCCCTGTCTGCTGTCCTCCGGTGTCGGCGGAATATCTGGACCCGGAATTCTCCGTCCAAGCGGCCTGCAGCCTCGGCGTACAGCCTCGGGTTGTCCGGCGGAACGGGGCGCGACTCCGCCGCGGAACACAGCCGCTCCAAGCAGGCGTCAGCGTGGGAGGCTTTTCTCCACGGAGAGCGGGTTGTGGTGGGAAGACTAGCCGTGGCTTATACACGAGTGGACGGAAACGTGTCGAGAAAGAAAGAACCTGTGACCGTGGATAAAGTGTGTCAGACACTTTCGCAACCCAGACTGTGGGACGCAGGGGACGCGCACTCAAGTGTCCAAAACGCACTAATGCGTCAGCTGGCGCGCAAACTGACACCTAACTTTCCTGGGACAGATAAATGCTCTCAAATGATTCGGAAAATTCAGAATGAAAAGTTTGCTGCACATATCTGTTACGCATTTTCCATTCACCGGGCCAGTGATTTTCCACATGGAGTTTTGAGAGTGTCCCTAAGTTCCACATGTTTGATGGAGAAAGCAGGTCAGATCCCCTCTTTCCTGTGGTTACAACTGAAGAGCACCTGTGTGTCATTATCTTCTCTGGTGTCACAAATCATGCTCTACAAACTGGCGGTGTTGTGCAAGTCCAACAGCCCGCAGCTGTGCCAACAGGATGTGAGCAGCAGGGAGGACGATGTAGTCCAG GTAAATGGACAAATCTCAGGTCCTGCTGACTTCCTTGATGACTGCTTCTCTGAAAACAAGGTCACAGAGGACAGACCTGACTGA